The following coding sequences are from one Culex quinquefasciatus strain JHB chromosome 1, VPISU_Cqui_1.0_pri_paternal, whole genome shotgun sequence window:
- the LOC6038486 gene encoding zinc finger SWIM domain-containing protein 8, with the protein MVFSDVNYLTNSAPPAAAEWSSLLRPLRGREPEGMWNLLSIVREMYRRCDRNAVRLLEIITEEVMACDQILVWWFNIKLALLVGSNGHGGGKHSNTHSNSNATQHACASLCDEIVVLWRLASLNPGLAPDERDMLHAQFTTWHLKILDRVAKNMVASSSHSSKQQQNLRNDAELFAGFKPAIEACYLDWEDYPIEGITHTQDTNPMYHCPFTCFKQNNESKGESGPGQVNSSQAILQNNVKQFQQLPHHHHFHHHHGHSGAHHGGNSSNVVASASSSSGVGGASSSGGAVAIATTSSGANANLPTSSSSAAAKTHHTRRDYRSHRDRCYGSSNSSSDSVPDRFNEANASSKLEPHLPAAPTGGATGGNRSSVSSEGFCENDDDVNVVDDLPTPEISKKDESVSDSSNSSSSSVEEGAAASKSANAAANDANSILNDMNNYEISGNIKLYEVYNQEVPQSGTSSSTCSSSPSTATTATKIVPPKTDPETPQSSQQTPASSSVAKEATPDSDRNLRRPSKDESLSSSDSAQNIDEYGMYYYDSKQAQAQKEQEQQQQKQRQEPKQQQPPQQVFSNLKPTEDAWDILFARAEGLHAHGHGREACILGVRLAEEMLANPPNLMIELPPPPKKKGKKHNINPISHQLSVLASATLAKCAFLCTVLAENSEHYHLAFRVCLYGLEMSRPPASTKPLEVKLANQESDLLALLKRIPLGHAELRIIRERAEALRDGLLKSRGEALLPIMLASFIFDALVMPSVLGRENRMKVMSQSFRLPTDENLGFEAAVAALGLKANVSEAEHPLLCEGTRRQRGDLALTLLSYYKDEPRKICRVMEKLLDREIHSLIKTPLLPSYYSNNPPTRSQTSQLRMEEYETNSQQQQQQQQLYGGAGDLQQQQPHHPGLPQNEFMAANSRPQSSTSAEVEIGMGALSLGAQPQQQMPAGPTPGPSNATQPIMSGGPPGSVAGSVSTNTTRSKDSRYKGKRAYPSIPNQPSEASAHFMFELAKNVLTKAGGTSSTSLFTQASTNQNHQGPHRGLHMCAFQLGLYALGLHNCVSPNWLSRTYSSHVSWIIGQAMDIGAPAISFLIDTWEGHLTPPEAAGMADRASSRGWDSNMVNPAAELALSVLPHAAALNPNEIQRAILQCKEQSDRMLERSCLTVEQAAKGGGVYPEVLFQVARYWYELYLRNTPGGEMEPNEQHDYFNVNIMSLMDTGDMQQQAQPPPPANPPVVVSATPPQPYQQTVTTLAPIGIAPYGPYSFPCQGIYHQNIPYQANQMQMYISTPPQFQYPPPPPHNNPPQQQPGSYQQPMNASYQPMPPHPLVPPQGYNPSQYPQVPVQVQVPPPQPNQQQLQQNLQYYGAQGVPMQPQAPQQSQQQQPPRPQPGHGYPPYAVPPTTPPVRPRHPHQFTPTQLRYLLAAYNAGMLALETLARRVHDDRPQAKYARNPPYGEDVKWLLRISKRLGTQYLHQFCVCAVNSIVSPFVLHEVAIESAHYLARNNPAIIPQHLRSALAPLMQKCQQMYIQCIHQKLYHLTVADYEEFTSTILSARNAFQITPEGSAQFKDWLQSIKRSKSCKKELWTQINAALNSK; encoded by the exons ATGGTATTCAGCGATGTCAACTACTTGACGAATTCAGCTCCGCCGGCGGCGGCCGAATGGAGTTCGTTACTGCGACCGCTGCGAGGACGCGAACCGGAAGGAATGTGGAATCTGCTGTCGATCGTGCGGGAGATGTATCGGCGATGCGATCGCAACGCCGTCCGGTTGCTGGAAATTATCACGGAAGAAGTGATGGCATGTGATCAGATTCTGGTTTGGTGGTTCAACATCAAGCTAGCGCTGCTGGTCGGTTCCAACGGACACGGCGGGGGAAAGCACAGCAACACACACTCAAACTCAAACGCGACACAACACGCGTGTGCGTCGCTTTGTGATGAGATTGTGGTGCTTTGGAGATTGGCCTCGTTGAACCCGGGACTGGCGCCCGATGAGCGGGACATGCTTCACGCACAGTTCACGACATGGCATCTGAAAATACTGGATCGAGTCGCAAAGAACATGGTGGCGTCGTCCTCGCACAGCAGCAAACAACAGCAGAACCTGCGCAACGATGCGGAACTGTTTGCCGGGTTCAAGCCGGCCATCGAGGCATGCTATTTGGACTGGGAAGACTACCCGATCGAGGGAATAACGCACACCCAGGACACGAATCCAATGTACCACTGTCCGTTCACGTGCTTCAAGCAGAACAACGAGTCGAAGGGTGAATCTGGCCCCGGCCAGGTCAACTCGAGCCAAGCGATTCTGCAGAACAACGTGAAGCAATTTCAGCAGTTGCCACATCACCACCACTTTCACCATCATCACGGCCACAGTGGCGCTCACCACGGAGGCAACAGCAGCAACGTGGTTGCTTCGGCCTCGTCAAGTTCCGGTGTCGGTGGAGCTAGCAGTAGTGGCGGAGCGGTGGCCATCGCGACGACCAGCAGTGGTGCCAACGCCAATCTACCAACGAGTAGTTCAAGTGCTGCGGCCAAAACTCATCACACGAGACGCGACTATCGATCACATCGGGACCGATGCTACGGATCGAGCAACAGCAGCAGTGACAGCGTCCCCGATCGCTTCAACGAGGCAAACGCAAGCTCAAAACTAGAACCACACTTGCCAGCGGCCCCAACAGGCGGTGCAACCGGTGGAAACCGGTCAAGCGTTAGCAGTGAGGGGTTCtgcgaaaacgacgacgacgtcaatGTGGTGGACGATCTGCCCACGCCGGAGATAAGCAAAAAGGACGAAAGTGTGAGCGATTCTTCAAATAGCTCTTCGTCGAGCGTTGAAGAGGGAGCGGCGGCAAGCAAATCTGCCAACGCAGCTGCCAACGACGCAAACAGCATATTGAACGACATGAACAACTACGAGATATCCGGCAACATCAAGCTGTACGAAGTGTACAACCAGGAGGTGCCCCAATCCGGCACGTCGAGTTCAACCTGTTCGTCATCCCCTTCGACGGCGACAACCGCGACGAAGATTGTTCCGCCAAAAACAGATCCGGAAACACCGCAAAGCTCACAGCAGACTCCAGCATCCTCCAGCGTAGCTAAGGAAGCAACACCCGACTCGGACCGCAACCTGCGGCGACCCTCGAAGGACGAAAGCCTTTCGAGTTCGGACAGCGCGCAAAACATTGACGAATACGGAATGTACTATTACGACTCGAAGCAAGCCCAGGCCCAAAAAGagcaagaacaacaacaacaaaagcaaCGCCAAGAACCGAAGCAGCAACAACCGCCGCAGCAAGTGTTTTCCAACCTCAAACCAACGGAGGACGCTTGGGACATTCTGTTTGCCCGCGCCGAAGGACTTCATGCACACGGCCACGGTCGGGAAGCGTGCATCCTTGGCGTACGGTTAGCGGAGGAGATGTTGGCGAATCCACCGAATCTGATGATTGAGTTGCCGCCGCCACCGAAGAAGAAGGGCAAGAAGCACAACATCAACCCGATCTCGCACCAGCTGAGCGTACTGGCCTCGGCCACGCTCGCAAAGTGCGCCTTCCTTTGTACGGTTCTGGCGGAAAACTCCGAACACTATCATCTGGCGTTCCGGGTGTGTCTGTATGGGCTGGAAATGTCCCGTCCACCGGCAAGCACAAAGCCACTTGAGGTAAAACTCGCCAATCAGGAGTCGGATCTGCTAGCTCTCTTGAAGCGCATTCCGCTGGGACACGCCGAACTGCGCATCATCCGCGAGCGGGCGGAAGCTCTCCGAGATGGGTTGCTAAAGTCCCGCGGCGAGGCGTTGCTGCCCATCATGTTGGCCAGCTTCATCTTTGACGCACTGGTGATGCCTAGCGTACTTGGCCGGGAAAACCGCATGAAGGTGATGAGTCAATCGTTCCGATTGCCAACAGATGAGAATCTGGGATTCGAAGCGGCCGTAGCCGCACTAGGACTGAAAGCCAACGTGTCCGAAGCAGAACATCCGTTGCTCTGCGAAGGAACACGTCGGCAGCGAGGAGATCTCGCGCTGACATTGCTCTCTTACTACAAGGATGAACCGCGGAAGATTTGTCGCGTGATGGAGAAGTTGCTGGATCGGGAGATTCATTCGCTCATCAAAACGCCTCTGCTTCCGTCTTACTACTCGAACAATCCTCCAACGCGGAGTCAAACGTCACAGCTGCGAATGGAAGAGTACGAAACCAAcagtcaacagcagcagcagcaacagcagctgtACGGTGGCGCTGGAGATttgcaacagcagcagcctCACCATCCCGGTTTGCCGCAGAATGAGTTCATGGCCGCCAATAGTCGACCGCAGAGCAGTACAAGTGCGGAGGTTGAAATTGGAATGGGCGCACTCAGCTTGGGTGCGCAACCCCAGCAGCAGATGCCAGCGGGTCCCACTCCGGGACCTTCGAACGCAACACAACCCATTATGTCCGGCGGACCACCTGGCAGTGTTGCCGGGTCGGTGTCTACCAACACGACTCGTTCGAAGGACTCTCGTTACAAGGGCAAGCGAGCCTATCCGTCGATTCCGAATCAACCGTCAGAAGCTAGCGCTCACTTTATGTTTGAACTGGCCAAGAATGTGCTCACAAAAGCGGGTGGAACTTCGTCCACATCGTTGTTTACGCAAGCCTCAACCAACCAGAACCATCAGGGACCGCATCGTGGGCTGCACATGTGCGCCTTCCAGCTGGGCCTGTACGCTCTGGGTCTGCACAATTGCGTCAGTCCGAACTGGCTGTCGCGAACGTACTCATCGCACGTGTCCTGGATCATCGGCCAGGCAATGGACATTGGCGCTCCGGCCATCTCCTTCCTCATCGACACCTGGGAAGGTCATCTGACGCCACCGGAAGCTGCCGGAATGGCCGATCGGGCATCGTCTCGCGGTTGGGACAGCAACATGGTCAATCCGGCCGCCGAGCTGGCGCTGTCCGTTTTACCCCACGCCGCAGCACTCAATCCAAACGAAATTCAACGCGCAATCTTGCAGTGCAAGGAGCAAAGCGATCGTATGCTAGAACGATCCTGTCTGACCGTAGAACAAGCTGCCAAAGGTGGTGGCGTATATCCGGAAGTGCTGTTTCAGGTTGCCCGCTATTGGTACGAGCTGTACCTTAGAAACACCCCCGGCGGTGAAATGGAACCGAACGAACAGCACGACTACTTCAACGTCAACATCATGTCGCTGATGGACACCGGAGATATGCAGCAGCAAGCCCAACCTCCACCTCCAGCGAATCCACCGGTCGTGGTCAGCGCGACACCGCCACAACCCTACCAGCAAACCGTAACGACGCTTGCCCCAATCGGAATAGCCCCGTACGGACCGTACAGTTTCCCCTGTCAAGGCATCTACCACCAGAACATTCCCTACCAAGCCAACCAGATGCAAATGTATATATCAACTCCACCCCAATTCCAATATCCACCCCCACCCCCGCACAACAATCCACCCCAGCAACAACCGGGTAGTTATCAGCAACCGATGAACGCCAGCTATCAGCCGATGCCACCGCATCCGCTCGTTCCCCCGCAGGGCTACAACCCTTCGCAGTACCCGCAAGTTCCGGTGCAGGTCCAGGTTCCACCGCCGCAACCAAACCAACAACAACTCCAGCAGAACCTCCAGTACTACGGCGCCCAAGGTGTCCCAATGCAGCCTCAGGCCCCACAACAatcccaacaacaacaaccacccCGACCCCAACCCGGCCACGGCTATCCTCCCTACGCCGTTCCGCCCACAACGCCCCCGGTTCGACCCCGCCATCCCCATCAGTTCACACCCACCCAGCTGCGCTACCTCCTGGCAGCGTACAACGCCGGAATGCTCGCCCTTGAAACCCTAGCCCGGCGCGTCCACGATGACCGACCGCAGGCCAAGTATGCCCGCAATCCGCCGTACGGCGAGGACGTCAAGTGGCTGCTGCGCATCTCGAAACGACTCGGAACGCAGTATCTGCACCAGTTTTGCGTGTGCGCCGTCAACTCGATCGTGTCGCCGTTCGTGCTGCACGAGGTCGCCATCGAGTCCGCGCACTATCTGGCCCGGAATAATCCGGCGATTATTCCGCAGCACCTGCGGTCGGCCCTGGCCCCGCTCATGCAAAAGTGTCAGCAAAT GTACATTCAGTGCATCCATCAGAAATTATACCATCTTACGGTGGCGGATTATGAAGAGTTTACCAGTACGATCCTGTCCGCGCGGAATGCATTCCAGATTACGCCGGAGGGAAGCGCGCAGTTTAAGGATTGGCTGCAGTCTATCAAAAG